One segment of Erigeron canadensis isolate Cc75 chromosome 2, C_canadensis_v1, whole genome shotgun sequence DNA contains the following:
- the LOC122587764 gene encoding uncharacterized protein LOC122587764 gives MECVASTSYSVSINGTLHGFFKGKRGLCQGDPLSPYLFTLVMEVLSLLLQRKIRESEVFQYHHLCSGLNITNICFADDLLIFLRGDANSARVVWEALEEFKNISGSLPVKYLGVPLVSTRLIYRDCKELIEKINNRVNNWKNKFLSFVGRLQLVQSVLSSMHVAKVAWDVVCLPKQEGGLGSRRLDTWNAVLMTTHIWNLLTSKESLWVKWIHTHRPRGQRFWDIPLKGNLSWSWQKLLQIQPMVRKHFWYSVGNGRSNSAWYDIWADFCPLRDHVTSRMIRDAGFNLHSNLADIVENNYWRLPSTWNHQTLNSNPPIQVNVPDVLKWRTNSGILEDFSTSFAWNDLRVHASFVNWYHIV, from the exons ATGGAATGTGTTGCATCTACTTCATATTCCGTGTCTATTAATGGGACACTTCATGGGTTCTTTAAGGGGAAACGTGGTTTATGTCAGGGCGACCCGTTATCTCCTTATTTGTTTACGCTTGTAATGGAGGTTTTATCGCTGCTATTGCAAAGAAAGATTCGTGAATCTGAAGTGTTTCAGTATCATCATCTTTGTAGTGGATTGAACATCACTAATATTTGCTTTGCCGATGACTTACTCATTTTTCTGCGTGGTGATGCTAATTCAGCAAGAGTGGTGTGGGAAGCTTTGgaagaattcaaaaacatttcag GTAGCTTACCAGTCAAGTATCTTGGGGTTCCTCTTGTTTCTACAAGACTGATTTATAGAGATTGCAAGGAACTTATCGAAAAAATTAATAATCGGGTCAACAATTGGAAAAACAAGTTTCTTTCGTTTGTTGGCCGTCTCCAACTTGTGCAATCAGTGTTATCTTCTATGCATGT GGCAAAGGTAGCATGGGATGTGGTTTGTCTCCCTAAGCAAGAAGGGGGGCTTGGCAGCCGCCGATTGGATACATGGAATGCTGTTCTAATGACAACTCATATTTGGAATTTGTTGACGTCTAAAGAATCTTTATGGGTTAAGTGGATTCATACGCATAGGCCAAGAGGACAAAGGTTTTGGGATATCCCTTTGAAGGGCAACTTGTCTTGGAGCTGGCAAAAACTATTACAAATTCAACCTATGGTACGAAAACACTTTTGGTATTCGGTTGGCAATGGCAGGAGTAATTCTGCTTGGTATGACATTTGGGCTGATTTTTGTCCACTTCGTGACCATGTTACTTCTCGAATGATACGAGATGCTGGCTTTAATTTGCACTCAAATTTGGCTGATATTGTGGAGAATAACTATTGGAGGTTGCCATCGACATGGAATCATCAAACACTAAATTCTAATCCTCCTATACAGGTTAATGTTCCTGATGTTTTGAAATGGCGTACTAATTCTGGTATTTTGGAGGATTTTTCGACTTCATTTGCTTGGAATGATCTACGAGTTCATGCTTCTTTTGTAAATTGGTATCATATTGTATGA